The Bacillota bacterium genome includes a region encoding these proteins:
- a CDS encoding toxin-antitoxin system HicB family antitoxin — translation MSKSLDYYLSLPYKVVLYPAEEGGFVAEIPELPGCVSQGETVEEAWEMIHDARRAWLETALEEGIPVPEPAPDRYSGRLVLRMPKSLHRRIAELARQENVSLNQYIVYQLARATGLNS, via the coding sequence ATGAGTAAATCTCTTGATTATTACCTCAGCCTCCCTTATAAAGTTGTTCTGTATCCCGCAGAGGAAGGAGGCTTTGTAGCCGAAATTCCCGAATTGCCCGGCTGTGTTTCCCAAGGCGAAACTGTCGAGGAAGCCTGGGAGATGATCCATGACGCGAGGCGCGCCTGGCTTGAAACGGCACTGGAAGAAGGCATTCCCGTTCCGGAACCAGCGCCGGACAGGTACTCGGGGCGCTTAGTGTTGCGCATGCCGAAGTCGTTGCACCGCCGTATCGCGGAACTAGCCAGGCAGGAAAACGTCAGCCTGAACCAGTACATCGTCTACCAGCTGGCACGGGCAACAGGCTTGAATTCCTGA